TTATTATACCACAGCGCTTCTGCGCATCCGTTGCATTGAAGGGACAGAGGGGAAGAGACGGCTACGTCTTGTTCAGGCGGAGGAGCGTTGCCGCATTCGCGTACAGCATCTTTTCCTTCTGTTGATCCGGGATTCTGAGCCGCAGCGTCCGCTCCAGCATCTCCTTCTGGTCGGTCCAGGGGCTGTCGCTTCCGAAAAGGACCCGGTCCTCGCCGAAGACGGAAAGGTGCCTGATGAATTCCTCGTCTTCCATTTCGGGCATGGTCATCGATGTCTCGGTATAAACGTTCTCGCACCCCCGGAGGCAGTGGATGCGGTCCCATTGTTTCCATCCGCCCATATGGGTGCAGACAATGGTCAGGTCCTTGAACCAGTCGGCGATCTTCCTGATTTTTTCCACGTCGGCCTGACTGTTCCCGGGAAAGGCGACGTCGAAGCCGGTGTGGAACATGACATAAAAGCCGAAGCTCGCCATCAGTTCGTAAAAACCGTACATATGCTTGCCGTCGATGGAAAATCCCTGGTACATCGGATGCAGCTTGACGCCGTAGATGCCCTCGCGCCAGGCCCTGCCGAAGATGTCCTCGACCTCTTCGGCGCCGTTTGAGGGATGGAACGAGATGAGCGGATGGATGCGTTCGCTCTTGATCTGCCTGCAGAACTCGAGGATCGGGGCCGTCTGGGTCGGCTTCGTGGCGATGTTCGCAACGAGGCTCGCGGAAATGCCGGCCCGGTCCATGGAGTCGAGCAGCCCCCGCAGGGTGCCGTCGGTCTTGGGCCGGTACTTGCCCGAGTCGGCCGCAAGGGCGTCAACGGCCTGCCTGGCGATCTTATCCGGAAAGATATGGGTATGGAAGTCGATGTAATTCATGAGAAGCGCATAAACCCCTTTCGAACAGAGTAGAGCCCTCGGTGTTTCCAGGCTGCTCCATCAGAATTTTCTGTTGTCGATGACCCGCTTCGCCTTTCCCTCGAACCGTTCGAGCGTTTTTTTCTCTACGAGCCTCACGTCGACCGAGATGCCGAGCTCCGACGCGAGCCGCTTCTTAATGGTCTCCTTCAGCTTGGCCTGCTTCTTCATCTCGTCGAAGAAGATCGACTCCGAAACCTCGACATAGACGGTCGTCTCGTCCAGGGCCCCCTTGCGCTCGATCACGATCTGGTAGTGCGGCGCAATGCCCTCGATGTCGAAGAGCACGTTCTCGATCTGCTGGGGGAAGACGTTCACGCCGCGGATGATCAGCATGTCGTCGGTCCTGCCGAACACGCGCGTCATCCTCTGCATGGTCCTGCCGCAGGGGCAGGGCCCCGGGAGCAGCCGCGTGAGGTCGCGCGTCCGGTACCGGATGACCGGGAAAGCCTCCTTCGTCAGGGTCGTCACCACCAGTTCGCCCACCTCGCCGGGCCTGACCGGCTCCAGCGTGTCGGGATTGATCAACTCGACCAGGAAATGGTCCTCGGCGATGTGCAGGCCGTTCCGCTCGAGGCACTCGCCCGCCACGCCGGGCCCCATGACCTCGGAAAGGCCGTAGTTGTCGGTCGCTACGATCTTGAGCTTCTCCTCGAGCTCCTTGCGCATTCCATTGGACCACGGCTCGGCGCCGAAGAGGCCGTACTTCAGCGAAAGTGAGTTGGGGTTGATGCCCATCTCCCTGATCGTATCCCCGATCAGCATGGCATAGCTCGGCGTGCTCACGAGCGCCGTGGTCTTGAAGTCCTGCATGATCTTGATCTGGCGCTTCGTGTTGCCGCTCGAGATGGGGATGACCGAGGCGCCGAGCCGCTCGGCGCCGTAGTGAAGCCCGAAGGCGCCCGTGAACAGGCCGTAGTTGAACGCGATCTGGATCACGTCGTCCTTCGTGATACCGCCCCCGGCGAGTACCCGGGCAACCAGGTTCGACCATGTCTTGATGTCGTTCTTCGAATACCCCACGACCGTCGACATGCCCGTGGTGCCCGATGACGCATGGACCCGGACCACCTCCCGGAGAGGCACCGCGAAGAGCCCGTAGGGGTAGTTCTCGCGGAGGTCGTTCTTGGTCGTGAACGGAAGCTTCCGCAGGTCGTCGAGGGACCGGAGGTCGTCGGGGTTGAACTTGATCTCGTCGAACTTCCTGCGGTAGAAGGGTACGTTCAGGTACACCCGGTTCAGGGTGGACTCGAGCCGTTCGAGCTGGAGCTGGGCGAGCTCCTCCCGGCCCATGCATTCATTTTCAGGCTGCCAGTACATGGAAGCACCTCCGGTGCAAAAAAAATGTGAATTAATAATTTAGAATTAAAAATAAAAGCCCTAATGAGTCAGCAACTCTTCATTCCCCATTGGCCATTCATAATTCCTAATTCTTGATTGTCTTCACTGCTCTTTCCCCAGATACGCCCTCTGCACGTTGCGGTTCGCGAGAAGGTCCTCGGCCTCGCCCTCGAGGATGATCCTGCCCGTCTCGAGCACGTACCCGCGGTTCGCGATCTTGAGCGCGCTCCGGGCATTCTGCTCCACGAGCAGCACCGTCTTGCCCTCCCCGCGGAGCTTCACGATGATGTTGAAGATCTCCTTTACCATGAGCGGCGCGAGCCCCATCGAGGGCTCGTCCAGCATGACGAGCTTCGGTCTCGCCATGAGGGCCCTGCCCATGGCAAGCATCTGCTGCTCGCCGCCGGAGAGCGTTCCCGCCAGCTGGCGCTCGCGCTGTTTCAGCACCGGAAAGAGCCCGTAGACATACTCCTGGTCCCGCTCCACATCATGACGGTTCCCCCGCTTGAACTGTACATAACCGCCGAGCAGCAGGTTCTCCTTCACCGGCATGGCGGCGAACACCTGTCTGCCTTCGGGCACCAGGGAGCAGCCGCTGAACACGATCCGCTCCGTGGGCGCGCGGGAGATCTCCGTGCCCTGAAAGAGGATCTCGCCCGCCTGAGCCCGGAGCAGCCCGCTGATGGTCCTGAGCAGCGTGCTCTTGCCCGCGCCGTTCGCTCCGATGATCGTCACGATCTCGCCCGGATTCACATGGAGCGAAATGCGCCGCAGGACCCCCAGGCTCCCGTATCCGGCATCGAGGTTCCGTATCCTAAGCATCGTCCTCTCCCAGATACACCCGGACGACCTCGGGGTCGTTCTGGACGGCTCGGGGCGTGTTGTCGGCGATCTTCTCGCCGTAGGAAAGCACGACGACCTCATCAGAGATCTTCATCACGAGCTGCATGTCGTGCTCCACGATCAGGACCGTCACACCCCGGTCCCGGATCCTGACGATCAGCTTCGCCATATCGGCGGTTTCCCGCATGTTGAGACCCGCCGCGGGTTCATCGAGCAGCAGCATCGAGGGATCGCCGGCCAGGGCGCGGGCGAGTTCCACCAGGCGCTGCTGGCCGTAGGAGAGGCTCGTTGCGTCGCTCCCGGCCAGGGGGGCGATGTCGATAAACTCCATGATCTCCAGGGACCTGGCGCGGATCTCCCGCTCTTCGTGCCGCGTCCAGGGAAGGTTCATCATGCCCGCGACGAAGCCCGCGCGGCTCCGCACATGGCGGCCTACCATGACGTTCTCGAGAGCGGTCATGTGCGAGAACAGCCTGATGTGCTGGAACGTGCGGGACACGCCGAGCGCCGCGATCTCGAACGGACGTTTCCCGTGGATCGGGGCGGTGCCGTAGCGGATCGAGCCCGAATCGGGGGGCAGGAACCCGGACACGAGGT
This sequence is a window from Nitrospirota bacterium. Protein-coding genes within it:
- a CDS encoding amidohydrolase family protein, which gives rise to MNYIDFHTHIFPDKIARQAVDALAADSGKYRPKTDGTLRGLLDSMDRAGISASLVANIATKPTQTAPILEFCRQIKSERIHPLISFHPSNGAEEVEDIFGRAWREGIYGVKLHPMYQGFSIDGKHMYGFYELMASFGFYVMFHTGFDVAFPGNSQADVEKIRKIADWFKDLTIVCTHMGGWKQWDRIHCLRGCENVYTETSMTMPEMEDEEFIRHLSVFGEDRVLFGSDSPWTDQKEMLERTLRLRIPDQQKEKMLYANAATLLRLNKT
- a CDS encoding phenylacetate--CoA ligase — translated: MYWQPENECMGREELAQLQLERLESTLNRVYLNVPFYRRKFDEIKFNPDDLRSLDDLRKLPFTTKNDLRENYPYGLFAVPLREVVRVHASSGTTGMSTVVGYSKNDIKTWSNLVARVLAGGGITKDDVIQIAFNYGLFTGAFGLHYGAERLGASVIPISSGNTKRQIKIMQDFKTTALVSTPSYAMLIGDTIREMGINPNSLSLKYGLFGAEPWSNGMRKELEEKLKIVATDNYGLSEVMGPGVAGECLERNGLHIAEDHFLVELINPDTLEPVRPGEVGELVVTTLTKEAFPVIRYRTRDLTRLLPGPCPCGRTMQRMTRVFGRTDDMLIIRGVNVFPQQIENVLFDIEGIAPHYQIVIERKGALDETTVYVEVSESIFFDEMKKQAKLKETIKKRLASELGISVDVRLVEKKTLERFEGKAKRVIDNRKF
- a CDS encoding ABC transporter ATP-binding protein, producing the protein MLRIRNLDAGYGSLGVLRRISLHVNPGEIVTIIGANGAGKSTLLRTISGLLRAQAGEILFQGTEISRAPTERIVFSGCSLVPEGRQVFAAMPVKENLLLGGYVQFKRGNRHDVERDQEYVYGLFPVLKQRERQLAGTLSGGEQQMLAMGRALMARPKLVMLDEPSMGLAPLMVKEIFNIIVKLRGEGKTVLLVEQNARSALKIANRGYVLETGRIILEGEAEDLLANRNVQRAYLGKEQ
- a CDS encoding ABC transporter ATP-binding protein, with translation MALLEVNNLSKRFGGLQAVKDVSFSVQRGCIKAVIGPNGAGKTTLFNLVSGFLPPDSGSIRYGTAPIHGKRPFEIAALGVSRTFQHIRLFSHMTALENVMVGRHVRSRAGFVAGMMNLPWTRHEEREIRARSLEIMEFIDIAPLAGSDATSLSYGQQRLVELARALAGDPSMLLLDEPAAGLNMRETADMAKLIVRIRDRGVTVLIVEHDMQLVMKISDEVVVLSYGEKIADNTPRAVQNDPEVVRVYLGEDDA